One segment of Dissulfurirhabdus thermomarina DNA contains the following:
- a CDS encoding (2Fe-2S)-binding protein translates to MLELEVNGRVHRVDVDPETPLLWVIREHLRLTGTKFGCGIGLCGCCTVHLDGRPERSCQVSAGEAAGRRIVTIEGLAPDHPVKAAWMEEQVPQCGYCQPGQMMQAAGLLAANPNPSEAEIVAAMDGNLCRCGTYPRILRAVRRAAAKGGER, encoded by the coding sequence ATGCTGGAGCTGGAGGTCAACGGTCGGGTCCACCGGGTGGACGTGGACCCCGAGACACCGCTGCTCTGGGTCATCCGGGAACATCTCCGGTTGACGGGCACCAAGTTCGGCTGTGGTATCGGACTCTGCGGCTGCTGCACGGTCCACCTCGACGGCCGCCCCGAGCGGTCGTGCCAGGTCTCGGCGGGCGAGGCCGCGGGCCGGCGTATCGTCACCATCGAGGGGCTGGCGCCGGATCACCCGGTCAAGGCGGCCTGGATGGAGGAGCAGGTCCCCCAGTGCGGCTATTGCCAGCCGGGCCAGATGATGCAGGCCGCCGGCCTGCTGGCCGCCAACCCGAACCCCAGCGAGGCGGAGATCGTGGCCGCCATGGATGGCAACCTCTGCCGGTGCGGGACCTATCCCCGCATCCTCAGGGCCGTCCGGCGGGCGGCGGCCAAGGGAGGGGAGAGATGA